Within Tenebrio molitor chromosome 3, icTenMoli1.1, whole genome shotgun sequence, the genomic segment GgtttcgttttgtatttttttctcacAATGACAGTTGCTAATGTTGCTATTATTTCTTCATCATCATTACTACTTTCTTCTTCGCTTTCAAAtgctaaatttaaaataaagtctGCAGCTAACGCAATTGACAATgtccacattttattttatacgtaTGTACAATTGTACATAACCACAAACCATAGACTAGAACAACTCCCACTCCTACCAGTACCACAAAATTGCAACAAACCGTTCACAAATGTGATGTTGCCGCGGCACATCTCGGCAATGACGTCATAATCCTTGGGTGTACCATTACCTTACCATTACCTATTCCCACAGCACATTTCTGAACGCACCCCTGATAGTGCTGTCAACCTAGCTGTCAAAATGGCATCCGTCGGTAATTAGGTGTTTACTGATAATTTgctaattttttgtaaattcggTAAACACAACAGCTTGAATGTTGAAATCTGAAACAAACACCATGTCGGGTAAGACTGTGATCAAAGGAAATCCCTCACAGTACGTGAAACTCAATGTGGGAGGATGTCTTCATTATACAACCATTGGGACCTTAACTAAGCACGACACGATGCTGCGAGCGATGTTTAGTGGTAGAATGGAAGTGTTGTCTGACTCTGATGGTAGGTACTTTGACCCCCCTTAGAATTCTACTCAGTTTGGTCATATTTGCAGGTTGGATCTTAATCGATCGATGTGGCAAACACTTTGgggcaattttaaattttttgcgagACGGCAGTGTATCTCTACCGGAAAGTAGCAAAGAAATTGCAGAGTTGTACGCGGAAGCCAAGTATTATTGTATCGCGGAGTTGGCAGAATCGTGCACTCAAGCTCTGGCCAAGAAAGAGAGGAGCGATCATGACCCCATTTGTAAAGTTCCACTAATTACCTcacaaaaagaagaagaattgCTGATTAGCTCAACAACCAAGCCTGCTATCAAACTACTTATTAATCGTCATAACAATAAGTATTCTTATACAACAACTTCAGATGATAATTTACTGAAAAACATCGAGTTATTTGATAAGCTTTCTTTGTGGTATAGCAACCGAGTTTTGTTCCTCAAGGATGTAATCAGTACGAGCGAGATTTGCTGTTGGGTTTTTTACGGACACGGCAAGAAAGTTTCAGAAGTGTGTTGCACGTCAATTGTGTACGCTACTGATAAAAAGCACACAAAAGTTGAATGTCCTGAAGCGAGAATTTATGAAGAGACGTTAAACATTTTACTATACGAAAGCAGGAATGCCCCCGATCAAGAACTGATGCAAGTCACTTCAACCAGAGGGGCTGTTTCTGGAATGTCTTCCTATACGAGTGACGAAGAAGAAGAACGCTCAGGATTGGACCGATTAAGGTCCAACAAATCTAATAATCAAGCCTAACTATTAtcatatttgtttaaattggtCGGGTTTGGGCCACATCTCTGTTGATTTTTCTGTTTAATTCGCCTGTTGGTAACGTACCAACATTATTTTATGTGATCTCCAGATTCCAAAGACACgactgatttattttttgctttgtaAATTTGGTGATTGTCACCAAGCCGACGACTATCAGTTTCAACTAACAAGCTTGGGTAACTCGGCACTGTACTGTATAATCTTCGGGGGCAGAAAAGCTAAAGAATCTAAATAACTGTGGCCTAAATTGAAGTGGCTAATCTAAACTTCATGTTCATATCTCAAACAATGAACagtatttctttatttatgatGCACTTTTGTTTGTTTCGCCATTTACGAACAACCGTAAATGTTGACTCACGTAAATTGTGGAAACGACAGAATCATAATGGTCTCTTTTTTATGTTGTGCGAGATTAAAAAGGAAATTAATGTTGTTataaagataaataaatgaaagtgTACTAGAAATATTCACCGTACTCCaggaaattacaaaaagaaaaactaatcatgtaacttttttgttgtatgaAAGTCGTTTCTGTGATCTTtgatataataattaattaattgtactaataaatgatatgtaatatgataaaaaataaaacgttgcATATTATTTACGACTGTAGTTAAATATTATGTGAAGTGGCAAAAATGTAGAATTGTAGAATGTACTGAGATACTATTTTTTGATCTCATTTTAATGTAAGAATgtcctataattttgaaaaatctgcTGTAGAGACAAATATGGATGGGAATTTTActgaaaaatctaaaaatattcgccgagttatattttaattgaacatttttcattaattgttGATTCCAATAGGCTGTAGACACTATCTGGACACAAGTCACTATAACCGAGTGGATTAGGAGAATAATGcgaattattttgttaatttttaaatgcacTAGCAAAACATATtcagaatgttttattttggttCAAGGAATATATTAATGGAGAAACTGTTCAAGTGAGAACCGGACGACCTTATGAAGACATGACGGAGCAAAATCTTTTATTAACCGATGTAAGAGAATGTTACGCTGTCTAAACGAAGGTTATGAATTTATGGAAACTTTTAATTAAGAATTTCTATCGGTACATTGGAAATTGAGGGCTTTCTGAGATAAAATTGTAACAGGAGATGAAAGTGGATTGTTTACAATAGCAATACACATCAGATCCCATGGGCCAATCGCAAGAATTTAACGCTGTTACCGGCATAACAAGAACTTCCCCCAAAGAATAATTATTACATGAAGTTTAAACCAATCGAACCATCGCGAAACAAGTCTGTTGTGATTAGTTGGAGAAACTTACGGTAAAGTTAAGAACAAGCGTTTACAGATGGTGAATGCCTAACAGAATGCAAAGCCCTCACCCTATAGATTCTCTCAAATGGCGTATATTAAGGTAGCCATACACGAGCGGGATTTCCTCAAGGAAAAAGCCATACACGAGCGGGATTTCCTTGGAGATTTTCTCTACCGAACCCTCGCCCACATACGGAATTGATTTTTGTTCGCGATTTTTATGTCTCCGACCCACCGCGGCCTCAAGGACGCCGCCATACACGTTGAGGAATTCCTCAAGGCTTGGACCGTTCAGGCCGAACCGTGAGGAAATCCCGTTCGTCTGTGGCTACCTTTACACTGTTAGTTATTTCCGAGATCTGAACGTGAATTTCTGATAATCCTTCGTGACTGCAGTGCATCTACACAAGATCTGAACCAGAGTGGAGTTCCCCAATGTCAACCACccattggtcaattttatcTTGTCGCGACTTTCTGAAACATTTTTCGCACCCACCGGATCTCCGTGCgacatttgataaaaaaatgtggCACTGAAAAGCCTACTCTGttaaaaatctattaaatactTTATTACATTTCTCTCTGTTGTAACAATGCTAAGAAGTTTGATCAACCAAAtcgaattttaaaataaatacacaaaactTATCACTACTTAGATTACAGAATACACAAGTTCAGTGACTTACAATCGACATATCCCGAGACTCAAttaatcattatttttaaaaaaatctatcgcTAAAATGACTTCTCAGGAGTTAAAATGAATGTTCTATATGatcatgaataataaaatacagttaTATTGTACAAATCTATTATATATTCCACCACAGTGCTCATTTTAACTGAAGGCACCTACACCATGG encodes:
- the LOC138126733 gene encoding BTB/POZ domain-containing adapter for CUL3-mediated RhoA degradation protein 3; translated protein: MLKSETNTMSGKTVIKGNPSQYVKLNVGGCLHYTTIGTLTKHDTMLRAMFSGRMEVLSDSDGWILIDRCGKHFGAILNFLRDGSVSLPESSKEIAELYAEAKYYCIAELAESCTQALAKKERSDHDPICKVPLITSQKEEELLISSTTKPAIKLLINRHNNKYSYTTTSDDNLLKNIELFDKLSLWYSNRVLFLKDVISTSEICCWVFYGHGKKVSEVCCTSIVYATDKKHTKVECPEARIYEETLNILLYESRNAPDQELMQVTSTRGAVSGMSSYTSDEEEERSGLDRLRSNKSNNQA